A DNA window from Acidobacteriota bacterium contains the following coding sequences:
- a CDS encoding FHA domain-containing protein yields the protein MSQDSFTQIIQSSRGNAELQAELEKFRRTITVMFTDIKGSTAYFEKYGDVAGLMMVHQCNDALQHIVERHGGRVVKTIGDAIMATFEDPAESVQASIEMQQQLIDFNAPKPEQDHVFIRIGLNHGSGIVRSNDVFGDVVNVASRVESVALPEQIVISDTLNQKVSQLGRFKLSHLGRFALKGKEGDRDLFEVIWTEGKSAHAVAAHTMVASPKASMVLPRFKLQHIKKDGSVGSEHELKDGKLVVGKDQGDLKFASDPQLCSRHAQFSVDRGQLTVEDLAPEGRGVYVRLISTYTLHDGDVLMMGRRAFRFKEKPNAMAAAAALGSTVTDLAKLLKEPVAEFIALKADGTSDEVARFPLSEQEVTWGRTKGTYTFPEDGFMSRSHAKVYQRGEDFFLEDSGSRNGTFIKVREKSPVPVGAMVLVGGQLLKVTQ from the coding sequence ATGTCTCAAGACAGCTTCACGCAGATCATCCAGAGCTCACGCGGCAACGCGGAGCTGCAGGCGGAGCTGGAAAAATTCCGTCGCACGATCACCGTGATGTTCACCGACATCAAGGGCTCCACCGCGTATTTCGAGAAATACGGCGACGTCGCCGGCCTGATGATGGTCCACCAGTGCAACGACGCACTGCAGCACATCGTGGAGCGGCACGGTGGCCGCGTCGTCAAGACCATCGGCGACGCCATCATGGCCACCTTCGAGGATCCCGCCGAGAGCGTGCAGGCCTCCATCGAGATGCAGCAGCAGCTCATCGATTTCAACGCCCCCAAGCCGGAGCAGGACCATGTCTTTATCCGCATCGGACTGAACCACGGTTCCGGGATCGTCAGGTCCAATGACGTCTTCGGCGACGTGGTCAACGTCGCTTCCCGCGTGGAGAGCGTCGCGCTTCCCGAGCAGATCGTCATCTCCGACACGCTGAACCAGAAAGTCTCGCAGCTCGGTAGGTTCAAGCTCTCCCACCTCGGCCGCTTCGCGCTCAAAGGCAAGGAAGGCGACCGCGACCTGTTCGAGGTCATCTGGACGGAAGGGAAGTCTGCGCACGCGGTGGCGGCGCATACCATGGTCGCTTCGCCAAAAGCGTCGATGGTGCTGCCCAGGTTCAAGCTGCAGCACATCAAGAAAGATGGCTCGGTCGGCTCCGAGCATGAACTCAAGGATGGCAAGCTGGTCGTCGGCAAGGACCAGGGCGATCTCAAGTTCGCGAGCGATCCGCAACTCTGCTCGCGCCATGCGCAGTTCAGTGTGGACCGCGGGCAGCTCACCGTCGAAGACCTCGCGCCCGAGGGTCGCGGCGTCTATGTGCGCCTGATCTCGACCTACACCCTGCACGACGGCGATGTCCTGATGATGGGGCGGCGCGCCTTCCGCTTCAAAGAGAAGCCGAACGCCATGGCCGCCGCGGCGGCGCTGGGCAGCACCGTCACCGACCTCGCCAAGTTGCTCAAGGAACCGGTGGCCGAGTTCATCGCGCTCAAGGCCGATGGCACCAGCGACGAAGTCGCGCGCTTCCCGCTGAGCGAACAGGAAGTGACCTGGGGACGCACCAAAGGGACATACACCTTTCCCGAAGACGGCTTCATGAGCCGTTCGCATGCCAAGGTCTACCAGCGCGGCGAAGATTTCTTTCTCGAGGATAGCGGCAGCCGCAACGGCACCTTCATCAAGGTGCGCGAGAAATCTCCCGTGCCGGTGGGAGCAATGGTCCTGGTCGGCGGTCAATTACTCAAGGTGACTCAGTAA
- a CDS encoding protein kinase — protein sequence MAANTLTKIGKYDVVDVLGKGGMGVVYKAMDNRIGRLVAIKMMTGGFADNPDLLKRFYREAQSTGMLQHSNIVIVYDLGDQDGNPYLVMEFLEGEPLDKVIATRREISLVQKLDYIIQCCGGLNYAHQRGIVHRDIKPANLMILKEGAAVKIVDFGIARIGDASLTKTGQVVGTITYMSPEQINAQVVDGRTDIFSTGVMLYELLTYTLPFDGRDTAATLLKIIHEPPPPLKNFISEFPPELEEILLKALAKDREERYATAEDFAFDLSRVQEQLKKSMVSDYVARARTSIEKQELSRAKELLQQVLKVDTQHSLAKELMHEVQQRLQKQQRGEQIRQLRSHAEDALGQRLYEDAISYIDQAITLDKTNPELLNLRDLAREAKLRRDKTADELRRAESGQLSGHLEEALQHVEAALKLDPDNAQAKALYASVSRELQSRSKDQKVKSFVDEARKHISGRKFTDAFEVLKRAEQIDPSSPEVHALMNLASSGREQELRRRDLERITTEIEEALAKDDFAGASAQADAALQKHANEPQLLKLKALADKQREAADRRKFIDEQMALARKLLDAGKAADALALLEKAAQKVPGESRLQSLLAIVRDSADRERNEQIKVQYVQKAKEAMRHKDYAVAVQILEAASRELDDSAEIYDLLQFARDEASQTDRRRKIEFIADEAQRLMSEEDFERAVVLLESTLKETPDEELRAVLTEARRGVHEFGRKTEAAITKAQGLIRDGRVNDAVAFLESQPQGYARSSAFCNVLEQARGQQDQSMAIGSAIDKASQALAKGDVASALNIAYACAKTYGETPEIKAAIAEIESKRSALAKSTVESAVADARRLLLARQYPQALERLEAAAPFVIEVGQSLQKQYESLKNDATAGASRQQKQTQLDHTIIAGSMEQGNQGGQGGQTIVAGSYDNVPRPSPEPTRYGVPPPPPPVPTKPTPAPAVAAAPARARAATSAPVATPPPVQAPPRRTSVPAAVPAPAPVPEKKSPLLLIVILVAVLVLGVGGYVGYTRFFGEPKATAYIEINVTPWGKVKSITTVDGKRTVTLPAETQTPLRVTLAPGDYKVTLAGPDGSEQSELVKVTDETPGTCCNIVFQQIDVEKVINAQ from the coding sequence ATGGCGGCGAACACGCTGACCAAGATCGGGAAGTACGACGTTGTCGATGTTCTCGGCAAGGGCGGTATGGGCGTCGTCTACAAGGCGATGGACAACCGCATCGGACGCCTCGTCGCCATCAAGATGATGACCGGCGGCTTCGCCGATAATCCCGACCTGCTGAAGCGCTTCTATCGCGAAGCCCAGTCCACCGGGATGTTGCAGCACTCCAACATCGTCATTGTCTACGACCTGGGCGATCAAGATGGCAATCCTTACCTGGTGATGGAATTCCTCGAGGGCGAGCCGCTCGACAAGGTCATCGCCACGCGCCGCGAGATCAGCCTGGTGCAGAAGCTCGACTACATCATCCAATGTTGCGGTGGATTGAATTACGCGCACCAGCGCGGCATCGTCCATCGCGATATCAAGCCCGCTAACCTCATGATCCTCAAGGAGGGCGCGGCGGTGAAGATCGTGGACTTCGGCATCGCCCGCATCGGCGACGCCTCGCTCACCAAGACGGGCCAGGTCGTGGGGACCATCACCTACATGTCACCGGAGCAGATCAACGCACAGGTGGTCGATGGCCGCACCGACATTTTTTCCACCGGCGTGATGCTCTACGAGCTGCTCACCTACACCCTGCCTTTCGATGGTCGAGACACCGCCGCCACCCTGCTCAAGATCATCCATGAGCCGCCGCCACCACTCAAGAATTTCATCTCCGAATTCCCGCCCGAGCTGGAAGAGATCCTGCTCAAGGCTCTCGCCAAGGACCGGGAAGAGCGGTACGCCACCGCAGAAGATTTCGCCTTCGACCTCTCGCGCGTTCAGGAGCAGCTCAAGAAGAGCATGGTCTCTGACTATGTGGCGCGGGCGAGGACTTCGATCGAAAAGCAGGAATTGAGCCGGGCGAAGGAATTGCTGCAACAGGTGCTCAAGGTCGATACCCAGCACTCTCTCGCCAAGGAGCTCATGCACGAGGTGCAGCAGCGCTTGCAGAAGCAGCAGCGCGGCGAGCAGATCCGCCAGCTGCGCTCCCACGCTGAAGACGCGCTCGGGCAGAGGCTTTACGAAGATGCTATCTCCTACATCGACCAGGCCATCACGCTCGACAAGACGAATCCGGAGCTGTTGAACCTGCGCGACCTCGCGCGCGAAGCCAAACTCCGGCGCGATAAGACTGCCGACGAGCTGCGCCGCGCCGAGTCCGGACAGCTGAGTGGACACCTCGAGGAAGCGCTGCAGCACGTGGAAGCCGCGCTCAAGCTCGATCCTGACAACGCGCAAGCCAAGGCGCTCTACGCCTCCGTCAGCCGGGAACTGCAGTCGCGCTCCAAAGATCAGAAGGTCAAGAGCTTCGTAGACGAAGCCCGCAAGCACATCTCAGGACGCAAGTTCACCGACGCTTTCGAGGTACTGAAGCGCGCCGAGCAGATCGATCCTTCGAGTCCCGAAGTCCACGCGCTCATGAACCTGGCTTCTTCCGGCCGCGAGCAAGAGCTGCGCCGCCGCGACCTCGAGCGCATCACCACCGAGATCGAAGAGGCGCTGGCGAAAGACGATTTCGCCGGCGCCAGCGCGCAGGCCGATGCGGCGCTGCAGAAGCACGCCAACGAACCGCAGCTGCTCAAGCTCAAGGCCCTGGCCGACAAGCAGCGCGAGGCCGCCGACCGCCGTAAGTTCATCGATGAACAGATGGCCCTCGCCCGCAAGCTGCTCGATGCCGGCAAAGCCGCCGATGCGCTGGCGCTGCTCGAGAAGGCGGCGCAGAAGGTCCCGGGCGAATCGCGCCTGCAGTCGCTGCTCGCCATCGTGCGCGATAGCGCCGATCGCGAACGCAACGAGCAGATCAAGGTCCAGTATGTCCAGAAGGCGAAAGAGGCGATGCGGCACAAGGATTACGCCGTCGCCGTGCAGATACTGGAGGCGGCCAGCCGCGAGCTCGACGATTCGGCGGAGATCTACGACCTGCTGCAGTTCGCGCGCGACGAGGCCAGCCAGACCGACCGCCGCCGCAAGATCGAGTTCATCGCCGATGAAGCCCAGCGCCTGATGAGTGAAGAGGATTTTGAGCGCGCTGTCGTGCTGCTGGAGAGCACGCTCAAAGAGACGCCTGACGAAGAGCTTCGCGCCGTGCTCACTGAGGCGCGACGCGGCGTGCACGAGTTCGGGCGCAAGACCGAAGCCGCCATCACCAAGGCGCAAGGCCTGATCAGAGATGGCCGGGTCAACGATGCGGTCGCCTTCCTCGAGTCGCAGCCCCAGGGCTACGCGCGCTCGAGCGCGTTCTGCAACGTCCTCGAGCAAGCTCGCGGCCAGCAGGACCAGAGCATGGCGATCGGCTCCGCCATCGACAAAGCGAGCCAGGCGCTGGCCAAGGGAGACGTCGCGTCGGCGTTGAACATCGCCTACGCTTGCGCCAAGACCTACGGCGAGACGCCGGAGATCAAGGCTGCCATCGCGGAGATCGAGAGCAAGCGCAGTGCGCTGGCCAAGTCCACCGTCGAATCGGCTGTTGCTGACGCGCGCCGCCTGTTGCTTGCCCGTCAGTATCCGCAGGCGTTGGAACGTCTAGAGGCTGCCGCGCCGTTCGTCATCGAGGTCGGTCAGAGCCTGCAGAAGCAGTACGAATCGCTCAAGAACGACGCCACCGCCGGCGCTTCGCGTCAGCAGAAGCAGACGCAGCTCGATCACACCATTATTGCCGGTTCGATGGAGCAGGGTAACCAAGGTGGCCAGGGCGGCCAGACCATCGTCGCCGGTTCTTACGACAACGTGCCGCGACCCTCGCCGGAGCCCACCCGTTATGGTGTGCCACCGCCACCGCCGCCCGTACCCACAAAACCTACGCCGGCGCCGGCAGTAGCCGCCGCGCCCGCCCGCGCCCGTGCCGCGACCTCCGCTCCAGTCGCTACGCCGCCGCCGGTGCAGGCCCCGCCGCGCCGCACCAGCGTGCCGGCAGCGGTGCCCGCTCCCGCCCCCGTTCCGGAGAAGAAGTCGCCGCTGCTGCTGATCGTCATCCTGGTCGCCGTGCTTGTGCTCGGCGTTGGCGGCTATGTGGGATACACCAGGTTCTTTGGCGAGCCCAAGGCCACGGCCTACATCGAGATCAACGTGACGCCTTGGGGCAAAGTGAAGAGCATCACCACGGTAGACGGCAAACGCACCGTCACCCTGCCGGCGGAGACGCAGACGCCACTCCGCGTAACTCTCGCTCCCGGCGATTACAAGGTCACGCTCGCTGGTCCGGATGGCTCCGAGCAGAGCGAACTGGTCAAAGTCACCGATGAGACGCCGGGAACCTGCTGC